AAAGCAGCCGTTGATGTCGTGTACGGTAAAAGCTTATACGCTGGAGCAGATAATGCAAATACAAAATTAGCAGGTGAAGTTATTGGTATTATAGCGGGACCTTCTCCAGCTGAAGTTAGAAGTGGATTAGATGCAGCGAAGCAAGTCATTGAAACTGAAGCGAGTTTCTATAGCGCCAATGAAGACAATTCAGTGATTTACTTTGCGCATAATGTGTCTCGTTGTGGAACTTATTTATCTGAAGTAGCCGGCGTTAGAGAAGGGGAAGCAATTGCCTATCTCATAGCTCCGCCACTAGAAGCAATGTATGCTTTAGATGCTGCATTGAAGGCGGCCGATGTTGAATTAGCTGTTCTATATGAGCCACCAACCGAAACAAACTTTGGGGGCGCCTTATTAACAGGGTCTCAGTCAGCTTGTACAGCAGCATGTGAAGCCTTTGCTCAAGCAGTTATATCTGTTGCAAATAATCCTTTAGTTTATTAAGGAGGTGCGTAGATGGTGTCTAAAGCACTAGGTTTAATTGAAGTGAAAGGCTTGCTCTCTGCCATGGTTGCAATGGATGCTGCCTTAAAAGCATCTGATGTGAAATTGATTGGCAACCAAACCATTCGGGGTGTATTAACAACAGTCGAGTTATTCGGTGATGTCGCAGCCATCCAATCAGCCGTAGAAGCAGGAGTGAATGCATTGACGAACACGAATAGCCTCATTTCAAGTCATGTTATCGCTAGACTGGATGAGCAAGTAGAGCAGATGATTATGAAAAGTTTTGAAAACAAAGAAACGCTAAATAACTTTATAAAAGAGGAACAAGCACCTGAACATGTAATGGAAGAAGCAAAGGAAGAAATTGAGTCTGAAGAAATGCAGAAAGCTCCAGAAGCAACATTGAAAGAAAATACACTTGAAACGGAAACGACTCAAGAAATGAGTGAAGTTAATGATCAAGTGACATATTCTACTCCATTAACGAGAGAAGAATTGTGGAGTTTAAAAGTAACTCAACTAAGAACTTTAGCTTATAAAAATAATGTGGCAGGCATAGAAAAAGCAGAAATAAAATTTGCAACGAAAGAAAAATTAATAGATATACTAAGTGCTGAAGGGGGAATTGATGAATGAGCTTGGAATACAAAGATTTAGCATCTATACAAGAAACGCGACAACTTATATCTAAGGCAAAAACAGCTCAATTAGAATTAGCAAAAAAATCGCAAGAAGAAATAGATACGATTGTAAAAGTGCTATCAAAAGCAGCCTATTCAAATCGAGAAAAATTAGCTAAGATGGCTTGCGAAGAAACTGGCTTTGGTAAGTGGGAAGATAAAATAATTAAAAACGCTTTTGCTTCTAAAACAGTAACAGAAGCAATGGACGGAATGCAGACCATTGGAATTATCAATGAAGATAAAGAGAAAAAAGTTACAGAAGTGGCAGTACCGAAAGGTGTTATTGCAGGTTTGGTACCATCTACCAATCCAACATCAACGGTCATCTATAAAGCCTTAATCTCTTTAAAAACTGCAAATTCGATTGTATTCTCACCGCATCCAAGTGCTAAAAAGTCTATTCAAGAAACTGTTCGAATTATGGTAGAAGCAGGGAAAGAAGTTGGTTTGCCAGATGGAGCGATTAGTGTCATAGATAATATTACTATGGATGGCACAAACGAATTGATGACAAACAATGATACCAACTTAATTTTGGCTACCGGTGGATCAGCAATGGTTAAAGCCGCATATTCATCTGGAACACCAGCGATTGGCGTCGGACCTGGTAATGGACCTGCCTTCATAGAAAAGAGTGCTAATGTCTCTTTAGCAGTTAAACAAATCATAGAATCAAAAACATTTGATTACGGAACTGTTTGTGCCTCAGAACAATCAGTTATTGTTGAAAAGAATAATAAAGATAAAGTAGTTAATGAGCTGAAGAAACAAGGGGCTTACTTTTTACCGAAAGAAGATGCTAGCAAACTAGAGAAGTATATCTTACGACCAGATGGACGTATGAATCCAGCTATTGTAGGTAAATCTCCTCAGCACATTGCTGATTTAGCGGGGATAAAAGTGCCAACAACAGCTAAAGTGTTAATCGCTGAGGAATCACGGGTTGGTTTACATGCACCTTATTCACGTGAGAAACTTGGTACGATCTTAGCCTTCTATACAGTGGATAGTTGGCAAGATGCATTAAAATTATCTATTGAGATATTAAATCAAGAGGGTGCTGGACATACAATGGGATTACATTCTTATGATGAGGCTATTATCAAAGAATTTTCATTACATGCTCCTGTATCTCGCTTGTTAATAAATACATCTGCAACATTAGGAGGGATAGGCGCTACAACGAATATTTTCCCAGCATTAACTTTAGGCTGTGGGTCTGTTGGAGGAAGTTCAACATCTGATAATATTGGTCCAGCAAATCTAATGGACATTAGACGTGTTGCATGGGGCGTAAGAGAATTGGATGACATTAAGCGGGAAGAAAACATTGTAACAAATAATAAATTGGATAAAGAATTTAATTTCGATGAAAACCAATTATTAGATTTATTGGTTGAAAAAGTATTAGAAAAATTAAAATAAAATTAGGAGGAATTTATTATGGCAAGTAATGCATTAGGTATGATCGAAACAAAAGGTTTGGTAGCAGCAATTGAGGCAGCAGATGCAATGGTTAAAGCAGCAAACGTAACATTAATTGGTAAAGAACATGTTGGTGGAGGATTAGTAACTGTTATGGTTCGTGGTGACGTTGGTGCAGTTAAAGCAGCAACTGATGCCGGAGCTGCAGCAGCTGAGTCTGTTGGTGAATTAGTTTCAGTTCACGTTATTCCACGTCCGCATTCTGAAGTTGATGCTATTTTACCAGCTTATAAAATTAGTGAATAATCAATTTAATAATATTCACTCAGTCCTGATTTAGGACAATCATTCTAAAGGCTGAGACAATCTTGTTTCAGCTTTTTTTTATAGGAAGTGTAATGAAATGGGGCTTCTTACAGAATCAAAAATAAGAGAATTGTTAAAAAAAACAAATCTAAAACAATCACGCGAGTTAGTGATTGAAAAAAATACCATCATAACACCATCCGCAAAATCCTATCTCAAAGAGAAGCGGATTAAATTAATTGCAGACGAGTACTCTATACAAACACCAGTAAAAGTTAATCAAGATAATAAGGAGCGTTTACAGATGGAAGAATCATTTAATCCATCATTACTTATCATCTCGAGTAAACTTGATAAGCTTATAGTAAAAGCAACGATTATGCAGAAAGAATGTCTAGATGAAGTTGATTTATTTAATCAGTTAAGTAGACTCATTGACATGCTAAAACAGTTAAAGCAGTTGGTGCTTAATAATGGCGAGGTTATTATTAATACTAATCAACGTGACAGTTTTTACGCCAATTACTCAAATCTACTCGATCAAATCGATAGAAACGCTTATCCAACTTATATGGACAGTGATTTATCTTTAAGATTTTTTGAATTGTATATCAATGTTCGAACAGGCATTTATGAGATAATTGCTAGAGAAGAACGTTACTTGAATCATAACTGGAAAATATGGTTTCAATGGCTAGTAGATACTTGCTTGGTAGTGTACCAGATTGAGAAGAGTAGAGGAGGAATATAGCTAATGAGAATGGAAGAAATAATAGATACAGTCGCTCAAAGAGTTGAGCAAGAAATAAATAACAGTTTTGAAATCGAAGCAAGCGGTAGACACATACATCTTTCCCGAGAGGCAGTGGATGCTTTGTTTGGTGAAGGATATGAACTGACACCAAAAAAATATCTATCTCAACCAGGACAATATGCAGCTACTGAAAGAATTAGTATCATTGGACCTAGTGGTGTGTTTCATAATGTTAGTATATTAGGACCAGTAAGGAAAGAAAGTCAAGTTGAAGTTTCACTTACTGATGCTCGTGCTTTAGGTGCAAAAGCCAAATTACGGTTGAGTGGGGACACTAAAGGGACTGCTGGAATTATTTTAATGAACGGCTCAAAAATCTATGTAATGGATCATGGATTAATTGTCGCGAAACGTCATATTCATGTTAATGAAAAAGATGCTAAGAAGTTAAATGTTACTGATCAAGAAGTAGTCAAAGTACAGGTGAATAGTGAAAGACCTCTAATTTTCGACGATGTTGTTGTACGGATAAGTCCTAAATTCAGGACCTTTATGCATATTGATTATGATGAAGCTAATGCATGTGGGTTCACAAAGGGAACACGCGGAAGAATTTTAAGATAGGAATGATAGAATGAATCATTTAGAAGATTTAGTGGATGAAGTGACCAAGAGAGTGATGGTAGCCATTCAAAAATACCCAAATGACATTCCCAAAATATTAGAAGATGAACAATCTAAACTTTCTTATGCCACTTTAGGAGAAGACCAACCGGCCATTAACAACTATTTTTGTCAACTTGGTTATTATAAAAAAGATGTAAATGTTGCGGATGTCCTAGTTATTACCCAGATTAACCCGTATTCAATACCTAGACTTGCTAATGTTATGCCGATTAATAAAGACGAAGAATTAATATTAGATTATATTTCGAATAATAAAACGGTATATTTATTGTCAAATATCATTCAAGAATTTGGTAATAAGGCGAGTAATTATTTTAAAAGACGTTATACTCAACATGTTAATGACCTAAAGAGTTTAGGGATTCAAATTGTCGATGATTCTTTTTTTTCTATAGGCAATACAAGACAGGAACAAGTTAGTAAAACTCAAAAGAAGAAAAAATTAATTACCTTAAAAGATATCCAAAGTATGTCTTTAAATAGAAATGAAATTTTCGAGATTGATAAAGGTGTTATTATAACGGATTTAGCAAAAGATTATTTGAATGATCTAAATATCCAGGTAAAGAAAAGAGGGATAGAATGATCATTGGTAAAGTTGTTGGAAATCTTTGGGCAACACGTAAAGATGAAAAATTAAATGGATTGAAATTTCTCGTTGTAAAAAAACAATTAAATAAACATGCTTATAGCGATGAATTGATTATAGCTGTCGATAATGTAGGTGCTGGTATTGAGGATGAAGTATTAATTACTACAGGAAGTTCAGCAAGGATTTCACTCAATCGTCAAGAAGTGCCTGTAGATATGGTTATTGTTGGTATCATTGATAAGATGGATTATATAGAGTGAAAGGAAGTGACTTATGAGTATTAATGAAATCATCGTATGGATTATGGTTATCATAATGGCTATTGGAGGTATTGATAAGATTTTTGGTAATCGACTTGGTCTAGGAGAGCAATTCGAAGAAGGAATCATGGCGATGGGATCACTAACCTTATCCATGGCTGGGATAATTGTGTTAGCACCTAAACTCTCTGATTGGTTGAGCCCTATAATTGTCCCTTTGTTTGAATTTTTTGGAGCAGATCCAGCTATGTTTGCTGGAACTATACTTGCTAATGATATGGGAGGTTACTTCCTTGCAAGTCAAATGACAAACGATCCGATTATTATGGGATTCTCAGGGTTAATTTTAGGGGCGTTAATGGGTCCAACTTTAGTATTTACAATTCCAGTTGCGTTAGGGATTATTGAAGAAGAAGACCGACCTGTGTTAGCTCAAGGGATATTATATGGAATTATAACGATTCCTCTTGGTGCAATTGTAGGTGGGCTTCTAATCGGTTTAAGTTTTGGCGATGTCATTCAAAATTTAGTACCAATTATTATATTTGCTCTACTAATTGCGCTTGGTTTATGGCTAATCCCAAATGCAATGATTAAAGGATTTATCATTTTTGGGAAAATTATTGTAGCCATTGCAACCATAGGGTTAGTCATTGGTGCATTTGACTTACTAGTTGGTGTTAAAGTGTTTGATAATCAAGACTCTTTAAGCGTGGCTTTTGAAACTGTTGGTGGAATAGCAGTTACATTAGCTGGAGCTTATGGTTTAGTTTATATTATTACAAAAGTATTTGGTAAACAATTACTTAAAATTGGTAATGCTTTAGGAATGAATGAAGTAGCAGCAGCAGGGTTAATTGCCACTTTAGCAAATAATATTGCAATGTTCAAAACATTAAAAGATATGGATTATAAAGGTAAAATTATTAATGTTGCTTTTGCCGTATCTGCATCCTTCACTATTGGAGATCATTTAGGGTTTACGGCTGGGGTTGCACCAGAATTTATCACACCGATGATTATTGCCAAGTTAGTGGGTGGTGTGACTGCCGTTATTGTTGCCATATTCTTTATTAATAAGATAAATAAACCTGAACAATTAGAGTCGGTATAGGTATTGTATGATGGGTAAAGCAAATCATTCAATACAGTTAAAAGAAAATTTTGTATTGAAAAATAGGTTAATGATGGCACCCATGACAACAAGTAGTGCAGAGAGCAATGGAGCAATCTCAAAAGAAGATTTAGATTTCTTTGAATATTATTCAAAAGGGTTTAGTGCAGTCATAGTCGGTTCACAATCTGTATCTATCCTAGGAACTGGCTTTGACAAAGGTTGGAACATATATGATCAGGAAGTAGATGAATCACTTCAGGAATTAGCTGAAGTGATTCATAAATGTGATGCTAAAGCAATCTTACAATTGTATCATGCGGGGAGACTTGCTGAACCTTCCTTCATTCGTAATCATCAACCGGTTGCACCTAGTGAGGTTCCAATAGCTAGAAGTTTTGCATCGTTCCCAAGACAATTATCGAATTTGGAAATTGAGCAGATTATTGATGACTTTTGTAACGCGACTTTAAAAGCAATAAAGTTAGGTTTTGATGGTGTTGAAATACATGGAGCAAATACTTATCTAGTACAACAATTTTTCTCACCTCATTCAAATAGAAGAACTGATAAATGGGGAGGAACATTTGAGAAACGTACACGATTTATTAGAGAGTTGATAACTCATATGAATAGAGTTATTGAAAAGTATACTAATAAAAATTTTATTTTGGGTTTCCGATTTTCTCCAGAAGAGTATGAAACTCCAGGGATTAGAATGAATGACACATTAAAATTATTGAAGATTTTAGATGAGATGCCTCTGGACTACTTTCATCTTTCTTTATCAGATTATAATAAAGAATCATTAGATGGTGTCCCAATTATTAAGTCCATTAATTCACTTAAGCTGTCAACAACTCTGATAGGATGTGGAGGAGTTAGAAACAAATCGAATGTTGATCAATTATTAGATTCTGTTCCTTTAGTATCTGTAGCTAATGCATCTATTATTGACTCAGAATGGCCATTAAAAATACTCAATAATAATGATAAAATCAAAGAAAAGAACTTAATAAGTGAACTAGATAGTTTACGATTACCTTCAGGAATAAAAAAAATGATGTTAGATTACCCCAATTTATATCTAGTAAATGATTAGTAGGTGATTAAAATGAAAACTAAACAAATTGTACTATTAAGTTGCTTAATCGCTTTAAGTATAATAGGTGGCTATGTTAAAATATTCGGTTCAATTGCATTGGATTTAGCACCTGCAATTTTAGGAACCATTTTATTGAACCCCTTATTAGGAGCAATTCTTGCTTTTATGGGTCATATAATTTCAGCGATAATCGCTGGATTTCCTTTATCATTTATAGTTCATCTTATTATTGGTGTTATGATGGCATTAACGATGTTTATTTTTGGAAATATTCGTCAACTCGGGAAGAAGAAAAAATCAATTATTATTCTTAGTGATATCATAGCTTTTATTTTCAATGTATTTATTGCACAGATTCCATTAATCCCGATATTAGGGTTGCCTACTTTAGCTGCTTTGACGCCACCGTTAATCTTAGGGTCTATTGTGAATATTGTAGTGGCTGAATTGGTTTATGTTGCACTACCAGAAAATACAGTTATGAGGATCGAAATCTGATGAATATATTTTTTGTTCGTCATGGTGAGACAGAATTAAATAGACTGAAGAAATACTATGGGATTACAGATGTTCCACTAAATTTGACCGGAATTAACCAAATGAAGAGTTTAGCCATTAAACTTAAGAAGTATAAATTCGATCGAATCATTGTTTCTGGGTTACAGCGAACAGCACTAAGTGCGAATGTAATCATAAACCAAAATAATATACAGAATATTAAAATAGAAACGATTGACAATTATAATGAAAGAAATTTTGGAACTTGGGAAAAACTTGATGCTGATGAAATTGAATTACTTTATCCTGAAGTGTGGAAAAGTTTCGTAAATAATCCATTAAATACCAATCCTTTAGATGCTGAATCATATGAAGATTTCCAAGATAGGGTAAACAAGGAGTTCATCCATTTAATAAATTCTGTTAATGAATCAGATAACATCTTATTTATAGGACATGGCGGGGTAATTCGTGAGATAATTTCAAGTTTCTTTGAAAAAGATATTGAATATTGGGATATAAAAATTGAAAGCGGTATGATATATACATATTCCATATAACAACCTTTAGGCATTAGTTCTTAATTAAATGATTGTGAAAGGAGGAATATTGATTTTAAATTGAAATATGCAATATATTCGCTTAACAGCCGATAATTTATCGAGGGAATCAGATGTGAATTCTGAACTAACCCAGTAACCGTGAAGTAGACGAAAGGATTTTAAAGCCACTGTGAAAATGGGAAGGCAATCCTAGTAGGATGAAACTAAGTCGGGAGACCTGAATATATTGATTGTATTATTTACCGCTGGGGATAGGTGTAAGTTCTTTCAAATTGAATATAATATTCTGACAACATCTATTCCTTCAAAAAGATATGGAGGATAAAAATGAAAAAGTTTAAAACAATTTCTATAAAAAGTTTATTGGTTATTTTAGTCACTTTGTTGGGGGTTAATTTATTAACAACTTCAATTCAAGTTCATGCGACAGATACAGAAGAAATTACTATAACAGATATGGCGGGACGAGAAATTGTACTTGAAGGCCCAGCTACACGTATTGTTGTTTTACAACCGTCAAATGCTGAAATATTATTCTCGTTAGGTGCAGGAGACGTGATTATTGGTAGAGGTGAA
This window of the Fundicoccus culcitae genome carries:
- a CDS encoding BMC domain-containing protein, yielding MASNALGMIETKGLVAAIEAADAMVKAANVTLIGKEHVGGGLVTVMVRGDVGAVKAATDAGAAAAESVGELVSVHVIPRPHSEVDAILPAYKISE
- the eutH gene encoding ethanolamine utilization protein EutH; the protein is MSINEIIVWIMVIIMAIGGIDKIFGNRLGLGEQFEEGIMAMGSLTLSMAGIIVLAPKLSDWLSPIIVPLFEFFGADPAMFAGTILANDMGGYFLASQMTNDPIIMGFSGLILGALMGPTLVFTIPVALGIIEEEDRPVLAQGILYGIITIPLGAIVGGLLIGLSFGDVIQNLVPIIIFALLIALGLWLIPNAMIKGFIIFGKIIVAIATIGLVIGAFDLLVGVKVFDNQDSLSVAFETVGGIAVTLAGAYGLVYIITKVFGKQLLKIGNALGMNEVAAAGLIATLANNIAMFKTLKDMDYKGKIINVAFAVSASFTIGDHLGFTAGVAPEFITPMIIAKLVGGVTAVIVAIFFINKINKPEQLESV
- a CDS encoding BMC domain-containing protein, with protein sequence MVSKALGLIEVKGLLSAMVAMDAALKASDVKLIGNQTIRGVLTTVELFGDVAAIQSAVEAGVNALTNTNSLISSHVIARLDEQVEQMIMKSFENKETLNNFIKEEQAPEHVMEEAKEEIESEEMQKAPEATLKENTLETETTQEMSEVNDQVTYSTPLTREELWSLKVTQLRTLAYKNNVAGIEKAEIKFATKEKLIDILSAEGGIDE
- a CDS encoding acetaldehyde dehydrogenase (acetylating), with translation MSLEYKDLASIQETRQLISKAKTAQLELAKKSQEEIDTIVKVLSKAAYSNREKLAKMACEETGFGKWEDKIIKNAFASKTVTEAMDGMQTIGIINEDKEKKVTEVAVPKGVIAGLVPSTNPTSTVIYKALISLKTANSIVFSPHPSAKKSIQETVRIMVEAGKEVGLPDGAISVIDNITMDGTNELMTNNDTNLILATGGSAMVKAAYSSGTPAIGVGPGNGPAFIEKSANVSLAVKQIIESKTFDYGTVCASEQSVIVEKNNKDKVVNELKKQGAYFLPKEDASKLEKYILRPDGRMNPAIVGKSPQHIADLAGIKVPTTAKVLIAEESRVGLHAPYSREKLGTILAFYTVDSWQDALKLSIEILNQEGAGHTMGLHSYDEAIIKEFSLHAPVSRLLINTSATLGGIGATTNIFPALTLGCGSVGGSSTSDNIGPANLMDIRRVAWGVRELDDIKREENIVTNNKLDKEFNFDENQLLDLLVEKVLEKLK
- a CDS encoding EutN/CcmL family microcompartment protein, with amino-acid sequence MIIGKVVGNLWATRKDEKLNGLKFLVVKKQLNKHAYSDELIIAVDNVGAGIEDEVLITTGSSARISLNRQEVPVDMVIVGIIDKMDYIE
- a CDS encoding histidine phosphatase family protein, whose protein sequence is MNIFFVRHGETELNRLKKYYGITDVPLNLTGINQMKSLAIKLKKYKFDRIIVSGLQRTALSANVIINQNNIQNIKIETIDNYNERNFGTWEKLDADEIELLYPEVWKSFVNNPLNTNPLDAESYEDFQDRVNKEFIHLINSVNESDNILFIGHGGVIREIISSFFEKDIEYWDIKIESGMIYTYSI
- a CDS encoding oxidoreductase translates to MGKANHSIQLKENFVLKNRLMMAPMTTSSAESNGAISKEDLDFFEYYSKGFSAVIVGSQSVSILGTGFDKGWNIYDQEVDESLQELAEVIHKCDAKAILQLYHAGRLAEPSFIRNHQPVAPSEVPIARSFASFPRQLSNLEIEQIIDDFCNATLKAIKLGFDGVEIHGANTYLVQQFFSPHSNRRTDKWGGTFEKRTRFIRELITHMNRVIEKYTNKNFILGFRFSPEEYETPGIRMNDTLKLLKILDEMPLDYFHLSLSDYNKESLDGVPIIKSINSLKLSTTLIGCGGVRNKSNVDQLLDSVPLVSVANASIIDSEWPLKILNNNDKIKEKNLISELDSLRLPSGIKKMMLDYPNLYLVND
- the eutL gene encoding ethanolamine utilization microcompartment protein EutL, whose product is MIKERLGANVLSVKMIPNVDKALAEKLNLKDNQKSIGIITSDSDDVTYVALDEATKKAAVDVVYGKSLYAGADNANTKLAGEVIGIIAGPSPAEVRSGLDAAKQVIETEASFYSANEDNSVIYFAHNVSRCGTYLSEVAGVREGEAIAYLIAPPLEAMYALDAALKAADVELAVLYEPPTETNFGGALLTGSQSACTAACEAFAQAVISVANNPLVY
- the eutD gene encoding ethanolamine utilization phosphate acetyltransferase EutD is translated as MRMEEIIDTVAQRVEQEINNSFEIEASGRHIHLSREAVDALFGEGYELTPKKYLSQPGQYAATERISIIGPSGVFHNVSILGPVRKESQVEVSLTDARALGAKAKLRLSGDTKGTAGIILMNGSKIYVMDHGLIVAKRHIHVNEKDAKKLNVTDQEVVKVQVNSERPLIFDDVVVRISPKFRTFMHIDYDEANACGFTKGTRGRILR
- a CDS encoding ECF transporter S component, coding for MKTKQIVLLSCLIALSIIGGYVKIFGSIALDLAPAILGTILLNPLLGAILAFMGHIISAIIAGFPLSFIVHLIIGVMMALTMFIFGNIRQLGKKKKSIIILSDIIAFIFNVFIAQIPLIPILGLPTLAALTPPLILGSIVNIVVAELVYVALPENTVMRIEI